A region from the Achromobacter seleniivolatilans genome encodes:
- a CDS encoding surface-adhesin E family protein, whose product MIARHATLTLALTLLGAAAWALPAHAAPPEVCVAITVHEGDPIPADACAVNIVPRGVDVPGITFGGTPEWTPLDPQAMPGVFYDSTSIVPVSERPTIMGVTVAWFYAQPRVSETTGQQYGSVSQPVTVNCSANTYTVSETQHYAGDNATGALVESIPVAGIRNAPVARDPVQRKLHAMVCAVPSKSVRNKRAP is encoded by the coding sequence ATGATCGCAAGGCACGCAACCCTGACCCTGGCCTTGACCTTGCTAGGTGCAGCCGCATGGGCGTTGCCAGCCCACGCCGCGCCGCCCGAGGTATGTGTAGCGATTACCGTGCACGAAGGAGATCCAATACCCGCCGACGCCTGCGCTGTCAATATCGTACCGCGGGGCGTGGACGTGCCGGGCATCACTTTTGGCGGTACGCCCGAATGGACGCCGCTGGACCCGCAGGCCATGCCGGGCGTGTTCTACGACAGCACATCGATCGTGCCGGTATCAGAACGGCCGACCATCATGGGCGTAACGGTGGCATGGTTTTATGCCCAACCCCGCGTATCGGAAACCACAGGCCAACAGTATGGTTCAGTGAGCCAGCCGGTCACGGTGAATTGCAGCGCCAATACCTACACCGTCAGCGAAACCCAGCACTACGCTGGCGACAACGCGACCGGCGCTTTGGTTGAGTCGATCCCCGTGGCGGGCATCCGGAATGCGCCCGTGGCGCGTGATCCGGTCCAGCGCAAGTTGCACGCGATGGTCTGCGCCGTGCCAAGCAAGAGCGTGCGCAACAAGCGCGCACCCTAG
- a CDS encoding ABC transporter permease, translated as MTARDSLVSAPAAQRASPAARSSEHQRPSGLSLGRRCALGLAGLAVLLGLWWLGTDVLSQAGGMARRFSPGATFVSLGQLLTGSDLPMHILVSLRRIAVGLGFALAIGVPLGLAIGSWRRLEATVSPAMQFLRMISPLSWMPIAVMVFGVGDDPVYFLLTFAAVWPIVLNTAAGVQQLDTRWLQLAQSVAATRWETLRHVILPGVLGHILTGVRLAIGILWIVLVPCEMLGVSAGMGYFILDTRDRLAYSELMAMVLMIGVLGFLLDAAARALYRYWRG; from the coding sequence GTGACAGCACGCGACTCACTTGTCTCCGCGCCTGCTGCGCAGCGGGCCAGTCCCGCCGCACGAAGCTCGGAGCATCAAAGGCCGAGCGGCTTGAGCCTGGGCAGGCGCTGCGCGCTGGGCCTGGCAGGGCTGGCCGTGCTGCTGGGGCTGTGGTGGCTGGGCACGGACGTCCTGTCTCAGGCCGGCGGCATGGCGCGGCGCTTTTCACCCGGCGCCACCTTTGTCAGCCTGGGGCAATTGCTGACCGGGTCCGATCTGCCGATGCACATCCTGGTCAGTCTGCGGCGCATTGCGGTGGGCCTGGGTTTCGCCTTGGCCATTGGGGTGCCCCTGGGGCTGGCGATTGGCAGTTGGCGGCGACTGGAGGCAACGGTGTCGCCCGCGATGCAGTTTCTGCGCATGATCTCGCCGCTGTCATGGATGCCGATTGCCGTAATGGTGTTCGGGGTAGGGGACGATCCGGTTTATTTCCTGCTGACCTTTGCGGCCGTCTGGCCCATTGTGCTGAACACCGCGGCGGGTGTGCAGCAGTTGGATACGCGCTGGCTGCAACTGGCGCAAAGCGTCGCGGCTACGCGTTGGGAAACGCTGCGTCACGTAATCCTGCCCGGGGTGCTGGGGCATATTCTGACGGGCGTGCGCCTGGCCATCGGCATTCTGTGGATTGTGCTGGTGCCGTGCGAAATGCTGGGCGTGTCGGCCGGAATGGGGTATTTCATTCTGGATACGCGTGACCGGCTGGCCTATTCAGAATTGATGGCGATGGTGCTGATGATAGGCGTGCTGGGCTTTCTGCTGGATGCGGCGGCCCGGGCGCTGTATCGCTATTGGCGCGGCTAG
- a CDS encoding ABC transporter substrate-binding protein, whose translation MCLEHMSRRDWLKLSALLTAGGASTLLSAFNARAQSEPDAPVRIGYLPITDAAPLLVAHNNGLFDKAGVKAEKPTLLRSWAQVIEAFISGQVNVVHLLSPMTVWARFGSQVPAKVVAWNHVGGSGLTVAPAINSVKELGGKTVAIPFWYSIHNVMLQYLLRENGLKSVSRKDGSVGADEVNLIVMAPSDMPPALAQNRIAGYIVAEPFNAVAETLGVGKVLRFTGDVWRNHACCVVFMHERDLEQRPEWSQKVVSAIVQAQLWIRENRAETAQLLSKEGINRYTPHGLPALTKVLAPPPSDREQYLASGAIRHADWDERRIDFQPYPFPSYTEELVRRLRDTLIEADRGFLADLDPARAARELVDDRYVKRAIESVGGLNRFGFPDAYSRTELVQA comes from the coding sequence ATGTGCCTTGAACACATGTCGCGTCGCGACTGGTTGAAACTCTCGGCCCTGCTGACGGCAGGCGGCGCAAGCACGTTATTGTCGGCGTTCAACGCTCGTGCGCAGAGTGAACCGGATGCGCCTGTGCGCATCGGCTACCTGCCCATTACCGATGCCGCGCCGCTGCTGGTGGCGCATAACAATGGGCTGTTCGACAAGGCGGGCGTCAAGGCCGAAAAACCCACACTGCTGCGTAGCTGGGCGCAGGTCATCGAGGCCTTTATCTCGGGCCAGGTCAACGTAGTGCACCTGCTATCGCCGATGACAGTGTGGGCGCGTTTTGGCAGCCAGGTGCCGGCCAAGGTCGTGGCCTGGAATCACGTGGGCGGTTCCGGACTCACTGTGGCGCCCGCTATCAACAGCGTGAAGGAATTGGGCGGCAAGACGGTCGCCATTCCGTTCTGGTACTCAATACACAACGTCATGCTGCAATATCTGCTGCGCGAAAACGGCCTGAAATCCGTTTCGCGCAAGGACGGTTCGGTGGGGGCTGACGAGGTCAACCTGATCGTCATGGCGCCTTCGGACATGCCGCCTGCGCTGGCGCAGAACCGCATCGCGGGTTATATCGTGGCCGAGCCGTTCAATGCCGTGGCGGAGACGCTGGGCGTGGGCAAGGTGCTGCGCTTTACCGGCGACGTGTGGCGCAACCACGCGTGCTGCGTGGTGTTCATGCACGAGCGGGATCTGGAACAGCGGCCCGAATGGTCGCAAAAGGTGGTGAGCGCCATTGTGCAGGCCCAATTGTGGATACGGGAAAACCGGGCCGAGACCGCGCAGCTGTTGTCCAAGGAAGGCATCAACCGCTATACGCCGCACGGCTTGCCTGCGCTGACCAAGGTGCTGGCGCCGCCGCCATCCGACCGCGAACAATATCTGGCCAGCGGCGCGATCCGCCATGCGGATTGGGACGAACGCCGCATCGATTTTCAACCGTATCCGTTTCCCAGCTACACCGAGGAACTGGTGCGCCGCTTGCGCGATACGCTGATCGAAGCAGACCGCGGCTTTTTGGCGGATTTGGACCCGGCACGCGCCGCGCGCGAGCTGGTTGATGACCGGTATGTCAAACGCGCTATCGAATCCGTAGGCGGTTTGAACCGATTTGGCTTTCCGGATGCGTACAGCCGGACCGAATTGGTGCAGGCGTGA
- a CDS encoding ABC transporter ATP-binding protein: MTGATQPVLQAHGLTLRYPGAPAPVFQDVDLSLERGEVVAVLGASGAGKSSLLRVLAGLQPASAGSLLMEGAPLTGVHPRVAVAFQDPSLLPWLTLERNVAFGLDFKHQPVLTEGERRARIDQAIAEVDLSHARQLRPAQLSGGMAQRTALARCLARQPSVLLLDEPFGALDEVTRTDMQGLLRRVVADFQTAAVLITHDIDEALVLADRIVLLGSAPGRILGVWQVDLPQPRADLLPEMAALRLEILTRLRAALRATQGEPALL; this comes from the coding sequence ATGACAGGCGCCACGCAGCCGGTTTTGCAGGCGCACGGGCTGACGCTGCGTTATCCCGGCGCGCCGGCCCCGGTGTTCCAGGATGTGGACCTGAGTCTTGAGCGCGGCGAAGTAGTGGCCGTGCTGGGTGCAAGCGGCGCGGGCAAGTCCAGCTTGCTGCGCGTGCTGGCGGGCTTGCAACCTGCCAGCGCCGGATCGTTGCTGATGGAAGGCGCGCCGCTGACTGGCGTGCATCCGCGTGTAGCCGTGGCATTCCAGGACCCGAGCTTGCTGCCCTGGCTGACGCTGGAACGCAATGTGGCGTTCGGGCTGGACTTCAAGCATCAGCCCGTGCTGACCGAAGGTGAGCGCCGCGCGCGTATCGACCAGGCCATTGCCGAGGTGGATTTGTCGCATGCGCGGCAACTGCGCCCCGCGCAGTTATCGGGCGGCATGGCGCAACGGACGGCGCTGGCCCGATGTCTGGCGCGTCAACCGTCGGTGCTGCTGCTGGACGAACCCTTTGGCGCGTTGGACGAGGTCACGCGCACCGATATGCAGGGTTTGCTGCGCCGCGTGGTGGCTGACTTCCAGACCGCTGCCGTCCTGATCACGCACGACATCGACGAGGCGCTGGTGCTGGCCGACCGCATCGTGTTGCTGGGCTCGGCCCCTGGTCGCATCCTGGGCGTGTGGCAGGTGGATTTGCCGCAGCCTCGCGCCGACCTTCTGCCGGAAATGGCCGCGCTGCGATTGGAAATTCTGACCCGGCTGCGCGCCGCGCTCAGGGCTACGCAGGGTGAACCCGCTCTGTTATGA
- a CDS encoding acyl-CoA dehydrogenase family protein has protein sequence MAPQSASAVPRDLAPAASVALPPDLSVWLEQHADALDEGSLDAATVLPRLAAANLFRYGVPEAQGGLPGTDIGDAIEAVSQVAEQSVASAFVAWGQRVFIEYLLRSPNTALTAAWLAPLLAGEQAGATALSNAMKFLSGIESLQIGAREEGGHWVLDGRMPWVTNLRVQGFLVAAAVTAPDGTPAVVALPHDIAGLVRSQDLSLLALQSSNTAALEVQGVRIGPEWLIHSDARQYLPRARPAFAGLQCGLSIGLARRALRAANEAGKGQASRGILAKPLEALRTQVDELNASLIAGVRSDRFVVEPWALFEIRIALAEAANQAVQLELQASGGAAYLKPAGAGFARRWREAAFLPIVTPSLVQLKTELAKREARLAAEAAA, from the coding sequence ATGGCGCCGCAATCCGCATCTGCCGTGCCGCGTGATCTGGCGCCCGCAGCAAGCGTCGCGTTGCCGCCTGATCTGAGTGTCTGGCTGGAACAGCACGCGGACGCCCTGGACGAAGGCAGCCTGGATGCGGCCACGGTGCTGCCGCGTTTGGCCGCCGCAAATCTGTTTCGATATGGCGTGCCCGAGGCCCAGGGCGGTCTGCCCGGCACCGATATCGGTGACGCTATCGAGGCCGTGTCGCAGGTGGCAGAGCAGTCCGTGGCCAGCGCCTTCGTAGCGTGGGGCCAGCGCGTTTTCATCGAGTACCTGCTGCGCAGCCCGAACACCGCATTGACCGCCGCCTGGCTTGCGCCGCTCTTGGCAGGCGAACAGGCGGGCGCCACCGCGCTGTCCAATGCGATGAAATTCTTGAGCGGCATCGAGTCGCTACAGATCGGCGCGCGGGAAGAGGGCGGCCACTGGGTGTTGGATGGCCGCATGCCCTGGGTGACCAATCTGCGGGTGCAAGGGTTTCTGGTGGCGGCCGCAGTCACCGCGCCTGACGGCACGCCGGCCGTGGTTGCGCTGCCGCATGATATTGCGGGGCTGGTTCGAAGTCAGGATCTGTCCTTGCTGGCGCTGCAAAGCAGCAATACGGCGGCGTTGGAGGTACAGGGAGTTCGTATCGGTCCGGAGTGGCTGATTCATTCGGATGCCCGGCAATACCTGCCGCGCGCACGCCCGGCGTTTGCGGGTCTGCAATGCGGCCTGTCCATCGGGCTTGCGCGCCGTGCCTTGCGCGCTGCGAACGAGGCGGGAAAGGGCCAGGCCTCGCGCGGGATTCTTGCCAAGCCGCTGGAAGCCTTGCGCACTCAGGTGGATGAGCTGAATGCCAGCCTGATCGCCGGCGTGCGCAGCGACCGGTTCGTGGTTGAACCCTGGGCCCTGTTTGAGATTCGAATTGCGCTGGCGGAGGCCGCCAATCAGGCCGTGCAACTGGAGTTGCAAGCCAGCGGCGGCGCGGCCTACCTGAAGCCCGCAGGCGCAGGGTTTGCGCGGCGCTGGCGCGAGGCCGCATTCCTGCCCATCGTCACGCCCAGCCTGGTGCAATTGAAAACTGAATTGGCCAAGCGCGAAGCCCGGCTGGCAGCCGAGGCTGCTGCATGA
- a CDS encoding carboxymuconolactone decarboxylase family protein, translated as MARLPVHTAQSAPEPTRAALAAAEKGAGYLSNLLGVLANAPIALEAYQTLSQINARAGLTLQEREVVQLVAGTRHGCTFCVAGHTALARHKAKLSPEVVEALRAQGVLPDERLQALAAFTEAVIQTRGRVSDDALQDLRGAGYTDGNALEVIVGVGLATICNFGNNLAQTPLNEQLRDYAWSGS; from the coding sequence ATGGCCCGTTTGCCCGTCCATACCGCGCAAAGCGCTCCGGAACCCACCCGCGCGGCACTTGCTGCCGCCGAGAAAGGCGCCGGATACCTGTCCAATCTTCTGGGCGTGCTGGCCAATGCGCCGATTGCGTTGGAAGCCTATCAAACGCTGTCGCAGATCAATGCTCGCGCCGGGCTGACTTTGCAGGAACGCGAAGTCGTGCAACTGGTGGCGGGCACACGTCATGGTTGCACGTTTTGCGTGGCCGGCCATACGGCGCTGGCTCGCCACAAAGCCAAGTTGTCACCTGAAGTCGTCGAAGCGCTGCGGGCGCAGGGTGTACTGCCCGACGAACGCTTGCAGGCGCTGGCCGCCTTCACTGAAGCGGTTATCCAAACGCGCGGCCGTGTCAGTGACGACGCCTTGCAAGACTTGCGCGGCGCGGGCTACACCGACGGCAATGCGCTGGAAGTGATCGTGGGCGTGGGACTGGCCACCATCTGCAATTTCGGCAACAACCTGGCTCAGACGCCGCTTAATGAACAACTGCGCGACTACGCGTGGAGCGGTTCGTGA
- a CDS encoding AraC family transcriptional regulator — MPFHAAHTDQAAVDALLLSSLEVQSSLYHLGQYCGNWSASTSGRARASFHLILHGCCRVELSEGHDALTLAAGDGIFFLRDIPHALTPLDSPTAGAALCKAMEPLLPRQPDSTGLACGFFQFRPGLADLLADTLPDYLVLRADDERFRTARGVFELILGETAREPGASPVVLEKLTDLLIFFMLRHLAIHDRQAYGLFVLARDPAMAGLLQAILAEPAAAWSMQDMADRLHMSKATFHRRFTLQSGTTPAQLLQLLRMRMARRYLSQGSSIQDAAERVGYQSQAAFSRVFQRTEGVAPSAWRKRHSSTAKV, encoded by the coding sequence TTGCCGTTTCATGCCGCACATACCGACCAAGCCGCCGTCGACGCCTTGCTGCTATCCAGTCTGGAGGTGCAATCCAGCTTGTATCACCTGGGTCAGTACTGCGGCAACTGGTCGGCCAGCACCAGCGGGCGCGCCCGCGCCAGCTTTCACCTGATCTTGCATGGCTGCTGCCGCGTTGAATTGAGCGAGGGCCACGACGCGCTTACGCTGGCAGCGGGTGACGGCATCTTCTTTTTGCGCGACATTCCCCATGCGTTGACGCCGTTAGATTCGCCAACTGCAGGAGCCGCCCTGTGCAAGGCCATGGAACCGCTGCTGCCCCGGCAGCCGGACAGCACGGGCCTGGCCTGCGGATTCTTTCAATTCAGACCCGGGCTGGCGGACCTGCTAGCCGACACCCTGCCCGATTATCTGGTGCTGCGCGCCGACGACGAACGCTTTCGCACCGCTCGCGGCGTCTTCGAATTGATTCTTGGGGAGACAGCAAGAGAACCTGGCGCGTCGCCGGTCGTGCTGGAAAAGCTGACGGACCTGCTGATTTTTTTCATGCTGCGCCATCTGGCTATTCATGACCGACAAGCGTATGGATTGTTTGTGCTGGCGCGCGACCCCGCCATGGCCGGTTTGCTCCAGGCCATCCTGGCCGAACCTGCTGCGGCGTGGAGCATGCAGGACATGGCCGACCGCCTGCACATGTCCAAGGCCACGTTTCACCGGCGATTCACGCTGCAAAGTGGCACAACGCCCGCACAGTTGCTGCAACTGCTGCGTATGCGCATGGCAAGGCGTTACCTAAGCCAAGGCAGCAGTATTCAGGACGCGGCCGAACGTGTCGGGTATCAATCCCAAGCTGCGTTCAGCCGCGTATTTCAACGCACAGAAGGAGTGGCGCCATCCGCTTGGCGCAAGCGCCACTCATCAACGGCCAAGGTCTGA
- a CDS encoding alpha/beta fold hydrolase translates to MIHRRNLLKLAAGLPALAAGASALAAAPSKKAKTYVLAHGSWHGGWCWRPVADRLQAAGHRVYAPSYTGMGDRAHLLNKNITIDTFVEDLVQVIQTQELNDVILVGHSFGGIPITGVADRIPERIAHLVYFDSIVLESGQNAFSVYPKADADARIAAASKATGGLAVPIPAPLPAAWGFTPGSADYEWVTRRLTAHPLASYTSPLTLKNPIGNGRPRTYIHCTQPELAVLEESRKLVKSQQGWKWVDIAAPHEAHITHPGLLADLLLGVA, encoded by the coding sequence ATGATTCACCGCAGAAACCTGTTGAAACTGGCCGCGGGCTTGCCCGCTCTGGCTGCGGGGGCTTCGGCCCTGGCGGCCGCGCCATCCAAGAAGGCCAAGACCTATGTGTTGGCTCATGGTTCGTGGCATGGCGGCTGGTGCTGGCGGCCGGTGGCTGACCGCCTGCAAGCGGCCGGCCATCGCGTCTACGCGCCCAGCTACACCGGCATGGGCGACCGTGCCCACTTGCTGAACAAGAACATCACCATCGACACTTTCGTTGAAGACCTGGTGCAGGTCATTCAAACGCAAGAGTTGAACGATGTGATTCTGGTGGGCCACAGCTTTGGCGGCATCCCGATCACGGGTGTCGCGGATCGTATTCCGGAGCGCATCGCGCATCTCGTGTATTTCGATTCGATCGTGCTGGAAAGCGGCCAGAATGCGTTTTCCGTGTATCCGAAAGCGGATGCCGATGCGCGTATTGCCGCAGCCTCCAAGGCCACCGGCGGTCTGGCTGTGCCGATTCCCGCTCCGCTTCCCGCCGCCTGGGGCTTCACCCCCGGTAGTGCGGATTACGAATGGGTGACACGCCGGTTGACGGCGCATCCACTGGCCAGCTATACGTCGCCGCTGACACTCAAGAATCCGATCGGCAACGGCCGTCCGCGCACCTATATCCATTGCACGCAGCCGGAATTGGCGGTGTTGGAAGAATCGCGCAAGCTGGTGAAGTCGCAACAGGGCTGGAAGTGGGTGGACATCGCCGCGCCGCACGAAGCGCACATCACGCATCCCGGCCTGCTGGCCGATCTGCTGCTGGGTGTGGCTTAA
- a CDS encoding O-acetylhomoserine aminocarboxypropyltransferase/cysteine synthase family protein — protein sequence MTEPKKPNWRLETVAVHGGYRPDPTTRAVAVPIYQTVAYAFDDTQHGADLFDLKVPGNIYTRIMNPTTDVLEQRVAALEGGIAALALASGQSAVTYAILTIAEAGDNIISSSTLYGGTYNLFAHTLPQYGITTRFANPSDLAAFEAQIDDRTKAIFAESVGNPLGNITDIAALAEVAHRHGLPLIVDNTVPSPYLLRPIEHGADIVVQSLTKYLGGHGTSLGGAIIDSGKFPWAEHKARFKRLNEPDVSYHGVVYTEAFGPAAYIGRARVVPLRNTGAAISPFNSFQILQGIETLALRVDRIVENTVKIVKFLSEHPKVEWVNYAGLPDHPDHALAQKYLRGKVPGLFTFGVKGGRDAGARFQDALQLFTRLVNIGDSKSLATHPASTTHRQLNPEELQKAGVREETVRLSIGIEHIDDLIADLDQALAQV from the coding sequence ATGACTGAACCGAAGAAGCCCAACTGGCGCCTGGAAACCGTGGCCGTGCATGGCGGCTACCGCCCCGATCCCACGACCCGCGCCGTGGCCGTGCCTATCTACCAGACCGTTGCCTATGCGTTTGACGATACGCAGCACGGCGCCGATCTGTTCGACCTCAAGGTGCCGGGCAATATCTACACCCGCATCATGAACCCGACGACCGACGTGCTGGAACAGCGCGTGGCAGCCCTGGAAGGCGGCATCGCCGCGCTGGCGCTGGCCTCGGGCCAGTCGGCCGTGACCTACGCGATCCTGACAATCGCTGAAGCCGGCGACAACATCATCTCGTCCAGCACGCTATACGGCGGCACCTACAACCTGTTTGCGCACACATTGCCGCAATACGGCATCACCACGCGCTTTGCCAACCCCAGCGATCTGGCTGCCTTTGAAGCACAGATCGATGACCGCACCAAGGCCATCTTCGCGGAATCGGTCGGCAACCCGTTGGGCAACATCACTGACATCGCCGCGCTGGCCGAAGTGGCCCACCGCCACGGCCTGCCGCTGATTGTCGACAACACCGTGCCGTCGCCGTATCTGCTGCGTCCTATCGAACACGGCGCCGACATCGTCGTGCAGTCGCTGACCAAGTATTTGGGCGGCCACGGCACCAGCCTGGGCGGCGCGATTATCGATTCTGGCAAGTTCCCGTGGGCCGAACACAAGGCCCGCTTCAAGCGCCTGAACGAGCCGGACGTCAGCTACCACGGCGTGGTCTACACCGAAGCCTTCGGTCCGGCTGCGTATATTGGCCGCGCCCGCGTGGTGCCGCTGCGCAATACTGGCGCCGCGATTTCGCCGTTCAACTCGTTCCAGATTCTGCAAGGCATCGAGACGCTGGCGTTGCGCGTGGACCGCATCGTTGAAAATACCGTCAAGATCGTCAAGTTCCTGAGCGAGCATCCCAAGGTTGAGTGGGTCAACTACGCGGGCCTGCCGGATCACCCGGACCACGCCTTGGCGCAGAAGTACCTGCGCGGCAAGGTTCCGGGCCTGTTCACGTTCGGCGTGAAGGGCGGCCGCGACGCTGGCGCGCGCTTCCAGGACGCACTGCAATTGTTCACGCGCCTGGTCAACATCGGCGACTCCAAGTCGCTGGCGACGCACCCGGCATCCACCACGCACCGCCAACTGAATCCGGAAGAACTGCAAAAGGCTGGCGTGCGCGAAGAAACCGTGCGCCTGTCTATTGGTATTGAACACATCGACGATCTGATCGCCGATCTGGATCAGGCTCTGGCACAGGTATAA
- a CDS encoding aminotransferase class V-fold PLP-dependent enzyme: MSWQDEFRQLFPITQDKAYANIAYTSPLSPKVAGAVAGFFDSITYARSDKPQWLRDADALRVRVARLIGGNARRVAFTKNTTEGLNTVAHGLAWQDGDNLIVDDQEHPTNALPWLNLRRRGVEVRVAKAQSHRYTVDDLWQQVDARTRLIAVSWVQYGTGLRTDIAELGRRCAERGIWLIVDGIQGAGLLRAQVDAWQVDAFACGGHKGLLGPLGVGFLHVSAKLLDALDPIYIGPSGVTTLDKAGAQWQVGVSDATDARRLETGNLNYPGIAGLAGALDLIEWAQPERIEPWVLELSQALSEGLRAQGVHVVSPADPELRSTTTALRVSDPAAALDHLTREGVVASVVEYGYVRLSVGAYNNHEDIERILRASRALAA, translated from the coding sequence ATGAGCTGGCAGGACGAATTCAGGCAGTTGTTTCCCATCACGCAAGACAAGGCCTACGCAAACATTGCCTATACCAGCCCGCTATCGCCCAAGGTGGCGGGGGCGGTGGCGGGTTTCTTCGACAGCATTACGTACGCCCGCAGCGACAAGCCGCAATGGCTGCGCGATGCCGACGCGCTGAGGGTGCGGGTTGCGCGCCTGATCGGCGGCAACGCCCGCCGCGTGGCCTTTACGAAGAACACGACCGAAGGCTTAAACACCGTGGCGCATGGCCTGGCATGGCAGGACGGCGACAACCTGATCGTGGACGATCAGGAGCATCCCACCAATGCCTTGCCCTGGTTGAACTTGCGCCGCCGCGGCGTTGAGGTGCGCGTGGCGAAAGCGCAATCGCATCGCTACACGGTGGATGACCTGTGGCAGCAGGTTGATGCGCGCACCCGATTGATCGCGGTGTCCTGGGTGCAGTACGGCACCGGCCTGCGTACAGACATCGCCGAGCTGGGCCGCCGTTGCGCGGAACGCGGCATCTGGCTGATCGTCGATGGCATCCAGGGAGCCGGCCTGTTGCGAGCGCAGGTGGATGCATGGCAGGTGGATGCCTTTGCCTGCGGCGGGCACAAAGGTCTGCTGGGCCCCTTGGGCGTGGGTTTTCTGCATGTTTCTGCCAAATTATTGGACGCGCTGGACCCGATCTACATCGGCCCGTCGGGCGTGACCACGCTGGACAAGGCCGGGGCGCAATGGCAAGTGGGCGTGTCTGACGCCACCGATGCGCGCCGCCTTGAAACAGGCAACCTGAACTACCCCGGCATTGCCGGCCTTGCTGGCGCGCTGGACTTGATCGAATGGGCGCAGCCCGAGCGGATCGAGCCGTGGGTATTGGAACTATCGCAGGCGCTTAGCGAGGGTCTGCGCGCACAAGGCGTGCACGTGGTGTCGCCCGCCGACCCCGAACTGCGCAGCACGACGACCGCATTACGAGTCAGTGATCCCGCTGCCGCTCTGGACCATCTGACACGTGAAGGTGTCGTAGCCAGCGTAGTGGAGTATGGTTACGTGCGCTTGTCTGTCGGCGCCTATAACAACCATGAAGACATCGAACGCATCCTGCGCGCATCGCGCGCGCTTGCAGCCTGA
- a CDS encoding amino acid ABC transporter substrate-binding protein: MRVTHLLKAAGVAAALAIAGASHAGTVDTIKKRGELVCGVSQGSAGLSIADKQGRWTGLDADLCRALAAAVLGDPEKTRFVPLSSQQRFPALQSGEIDVLNRNTTITSGRDAGLGIVSAGIVFYDGQGFLVPRKLGVKSATELDGAQVCVQPGTVNEQNLVDYFKKNKLTYRPVVIENLVELEQAFYAGRCDVYLSDASTLAASRAARASKPDDFVILPERINKSPLGPFVRQDDPNWTAIVRWTVNALVSAEELGITSKNADSQAQSTDAQVRRLLGVDPGIGKSFGLDESWAKNAIKAVGNYGEVWDRNLGAATPLKLDRGLNAQWNKGGLLYSPPFQ, encoded by the coding sequence ATGCGTGTGACTCATCTACTCAAGGCTGCGGGCGTGGCAGCAGCGCTGGCGATTGCTGGCGCATCCCACGCAGGAACGGTGGACACCATCAAGAAGCGCGGCGAACTGGTGTGCGGCGTCAGCCAAGGCTCGGCGGGCCTGTCGATTGCCGACAAGCAAGGCCGCTGGACCGGACTGGACGCGGACCTGTGCCGCGCGCTGGCCGCCGCCGTGCTGGGTGACCCTGAGAAGACCCGCTTCGTTCCGCTGAGTTCGCAACAGCGCTTTCCCGCCTTGCAGTCCGGCGAGATCGACGTGCTGAACCGCAACACCACCATCACGTCCGGCCGCGACGCTGGCCTGGGCATCGTGTCGGCTGGCATCGTGTTCTATGACGGCCAGGGTTTCCTGGTGCCGCGCAAGCTCGGTGTGAAGAGCGCCACCGAACTGGACGGCGCGCAGGTCTGCGTGCAGCCGGGCACGGTCAATGAGCAGAACCTGGTCGACTACTTCAAGAAGAACAAGCTGACCTACCGTCCGGTCGTGATCGAAAACCTGGTGGAACTGGAACAAGCGTTCTATGCCGGCCGTTGCGACGTCTATCTGTCCGATGCGTCCACGCTCGCCGCCAGCCGCGCCGCCCGCGCCAGCAAGCCGGATGACTTTGTGATTCTGCCTGAGCGCATCAACAAGTCGCCGCTGGGCCCGTTCGTGCGTCAGGACGACCCCAACTGGACGGCCATTGTGCGCTGGACCGTGAATGCGCTGGTCTCTGCCGAAGAGCTGGGCATCACATCGAAGAACGCGGACAGTCAGGCGCAAAGCACCGACGCGCAAGTGCGCCGCCTGCTGGGTGTGGACCCGGGCATAGGCAAGAGCTTCGGCCTGGATGAAAGCTGGGCCAAGAATGCCATCAAGGCCGTTGGCAATTACGGCGAAGTGTGGGATCGCAATCTGGGCGCCGCGACCCCGTTGAAACTGGATCGTGGTCTGAACGCGCAGTGGAACAAGGGCGGTCTGTTGTATTCGCCCCCGTTCCAATGA